Below is a window of Oreochromis aureus strain Israel breed Guangdong linkage group 4, ZZ_aureus, whole genome shotgun sequence DNA.
ACTATATCACCTGTTCGACTCCCGAGGGAATTTTTCTGAATGAGTGGGTGATGGGGGAACTCGAATTTTGCTGACTGCTCAAACCTGGAATGTTTGATCACTGTTTTTCAATTGATTTTAAGGAATTTTGATAACAaataaaggagttttaaatgGGAACTgtgagtaattttttttaacagcaggCGCGTCAACATTATTTCCCTATTCAGCTGCTCGGCGACTCAAAGATTTGACAGTCGCCAACATTTGTCAGCAAAAAGGAGACGACAATGGAGCTTCCCGCAATCAGTGCAGATTAAAAACTGATGCAAGGTCATGCACCGTCGCCATTACACCCACAAAAGTGGCTTGtctgacagagaaagagaagatgACAGTGGTGTGTagcctgtgttttgtgttgcgTATTGCTTGTTTGAACTCAGTTTGGATTCCGACCACCCGAAGATGATGTTGTGACACGCCCCCGCTATGTTTGTTGTTGGATTTGGTGGGTGCGCGTGTGTGTCCTGTGGCTCTGCAGGTGTTCAACTGAGTTTGAAGGAATTGCTGTTgcctttattttggattttggcATGCTCCTTATGTTTAATGCTTAAAATGAGTGGATCACAAGCTGttatgttctccccgtgtttgcgtgggagATTGTTTCATTCCTTGAGCACCAAGTTAAAATTGCTACAGATTCCATCTTTGGAAATCTATGTGATGTTCCAGCAACATATATAACAGCCAAGGGCAGCAATGGAGGGAAACGTTCACCACATCCGAGAGCTAAAAGAAGTAGCTTTGGTACAACTCTGATGTTGAGAGACAGAATCAAACAGGGGCTCAAGATCGCCACAGTACTGTGAAGGCTTGTTTGTTCTGCAAAGGCGGACACACACTGGAGTCATGTGCTCTGCTTGATAAGAAACCTCATAATGAGAAGATTTCATTTCTTAAAAGGAATGGCATCCGTTTTGGCTGTTTGTATACTGGGCACATCAGCAAAGAATGCAGAAAACGTCTTTCATGTAAAACCTGTGATTTCAGACATGCATGTATACTCCATATCCACCACAAGGAGAAGAACGAAGCCAAACCTGATAATGAGGCAGATAACAATCATGTTACAATCCAGACTAGTGGTCTTACTGGGGCCAGTGAATGAGATTCTAAGCTTGCCATCATGCCAGTTAAAGTAAAATCGAAGAGAGGTCAAAGAATAGTGGAAACATATGACTTTCTGGACCAAGGGAGTTCAGCATCCTTTTGTACAGTGAGTCTTATGGACAAGCTGAATATTGCTGGGAGGAAGACAATGATCATCCTGCGCACCATGGGACAGGAGAAAGTGGTGGACAGTTTCATTGTTCATTGTACCTGAACTTGAAGTTGCTGGATTGGACAGTGACATATACTGTGATATGCCTGACCTCTTCACTCAGCACAAAATGCCTGTAGATATTGATAATGTTTCAAATCAATAGAACCTGGATGACTGGCCACATTTGAAGCATGTTCATTTGCCAGAAATGAAGGCCAGTGTGGATCTTTTGATAGGCGTGAATATGCCCAGAGCTCTAGAACCTTTGGAGGTCATCTGGAGTGTTGGTGATGGACCTTTCACCGTTAAGACTGTGCTTGGTTGGACAGTGAATGGGCCACTTAATTGAGAATGCTGTGGAAGGCCAGGATGTTTGGCAACAGTTGCCGCCAACAGAGTTTCTGCTGTCACACTGGATAAGCTATGGAAACAGCAGTTCAAGATGGACTTCCCTGAGAGCAGCCATGCTGAGCAGAGGGGGTGTCAAAGGAAGACTCAAAGTTCCTGGAGTTGGCCTGCAAGACAGTGACCTTGAGGGATGGGCACTACAGCATTGCCCTGCCATTGAAAGACAGAGACATAAGAATGCCTCATAACCCTGCAACTGCTGAGCAACGTGCCTTAGGTTTGAAGAAAAGGTTCATCAGAGATAAAGACTTTCACAAAGACTACACGGCCTTCATGACAGATCTCATATCTAGAGGATACACAAAGAGAGTGCCAGAATTAGAGAATTAATTCTGGCACTCTCTGACCAGAATTAAAGGGCAGTGATGGGAAGCTTTGGTATATCCCTCACCATGGGGTTTACCATCCTACCAAGGGGAAGATGCAGGTCGTCTTCGACTGTGCAGCATCATTCCAGGGTGTCTCTCTTAATGCACAGCTCCTGAGTGGCCCTGACTTAACAAATGCTTTGGTTGGAGTACTGAAGAGGTTCAGAAAAGAGCCTATTGTTTTGATGTCTGACATCCAGGCTATGTTTCACCAGGTGCATGTGCCAGAGGAAGATGCTGACCTATTGAGATTTCTCTGGTGGCCTAGTGGTGACTTCAGAGCATGCAAGAGTACAGGATGGGTGTTCATTTGTTTGGGGCAACATCCTCTCCGAGCTGTGATAACTATGCCCTGCGGAAGTGCgcagaggacaacaaagcataCTTCAGCCAGCAGGTGATTGACAccattctgtatagtttttatgtGGACGACTGCCTTGCTTCAATAGGCTCTGAAGACGAAGCCATCAATCTTTACTCAGATCTCAGAGATATCTGTGCCAGGGGTGGCTTCCACTTAACAAAGTGGATGAGTAATAGCTGCAGCATTCTGGCAGTTATACATGAGGAGGAAAGAGCAAAGAAAGTTAAGGACATAGACCTGGATCGTGACCTGTTGAGCGAGCATTGGGACTTAAATGCAGTCAGATGCATTTAAGTTCTGCATATCCATCTCAAATAGGCCATTGACCCAAAGAGGGATCCTCTCCATAGTAAGCACCTTCTATGACCCTCTGGGGTTCCTTGCTCCTGTCATCTTCACAGTGAAGGGGATCCTTCAAGATCTGTGCCAGAGGGGGATAGGATGGGACGATGCTATACCATCGGCGGTTGCTCCTGAGTGGAAAAGCTGGGTGGAAGAATTGCATCTCTTGGACAACATCAGCAccaaacaatgtttaaaacctGATTTTGGAGCGACAACCACTGCTCAGTTACACCACTTTGCAGATGCGAGTGAGAAGGGGTAtggcgcttacctgctgctgcACACCagtcgctcacagacacacagttcCTTCATAATGGGAAAGTCCAGAGTGGCACCTTTAAAACCAGTCACAATCCACCGCATGGAATTGATGCCAGCAGTGGTAGCAGTTCGCGAGGATAGAATGTGGAGGAGGGAGTTGAGACTACCTCTCCTAAACTCAGTATTTTGGACAGACAGCACCGCAGTGTTGAAATATACCAATAATGAGACTTCCaggttctgtgtttttgtggcgAACCAAGTGCCAGAGATCCTCAAGGCTTCTAGTGCCTCCCAGTGGAGGAATGTGAACACAACGCATAGCCCTGCAGACTTTGCCTCCAGAGGTATGAAGGCAGAGACCTTTCTATGTGACACTGAATGGATATCTGGTCCTACATTTTGTTACACAGCCAGAGAACAATTGGCCTGTGAACCCagagaacttgcaagaacttTCACATGAAGATCCTGAAGTTAAGGTGTCTGCTGCCATCAACATCTCACAAGCACATTATGATGATCATTCTCTGACCCTTTTAATCCATTGTGCCTCATTCTGGACTCGTCTCATCAGGGTGATGGGTTGGATTTTGAGGTTCGAGACATTGCTATTACATCGCAGGAAGAACAAGACACACTTCCAGTCTCCATCTGATACAACTCAGTCTGAAGCTGCTCATCATAGGGTTGAGTTGTGCTACAGCTTTCTTTCATTGGGAGAGGTTGAGGATGCTGAGATGCAAATAATCAAGTTCTGTCAGAGGAAAAGATATCCCGAAAGGATATTCCTGCCTCCAAAGGGGAGACACTGTGAAACGAAGCAGCCACATACATAAGTTGAATCCTGTTCTGGAGGATGATGTGCTGCGGGCTGTCGGACGTCTGAGTAGAGCTGTCATGTCAGAAGATTCCAAGCATCCTGTCATAACCGCTAAAGATcttcacatttctttttaaaaaatgtttatttataagattTTAAGTTCAAAGATGTTCGTGTTTCTAATCTCATTCTGAAGCATATTCATAAAGAAGTGGTTCATGGTGAAAGGAACCACATACTCTCGGAACTGCATCATAAATACTGGATTCCTGGTGCTGGTACTTTGATTAGAAACATTATGTCGAGGTGTGTGACCTGTAGAAGGTTTCATGGAGCTGCAGGCCAGCAGCAGATGGCTGACTTGCATGAAAGCAGAGTGACTCATGAGACATCCCCGTTTAGCTTTGTTGGAGTGGACAATTTTGGTCCATTTGAAGTGAAACATGGGAGAAGTCTTATGAAGCGGTATGGCGTTATTTTCACTTGTTTGGCTATTACAGCCAGGGGCCCTAATAGCCTTAATTAAATTGACATGTTTACAGGCAAATAccaaaaatcactttttttgGACGACAACTACAGAAGAAGACATGTTTTCAAATTGTCTTGCTTTGTTACTTTTCCATTAAATATTTATGAAAGCTTCAAACTCACATGAACAATCCACTTGATCACTAGATTTGACTTTGGTGACAAAAGATCAAAGGCTTAAGAACCCTAAAGCTAAATCTGGTGATAAGTGACTGGTGGAGGCTTAGAGCCACATTCATTTAGAAAAGTTCACCGCAGAGCTCGATGAGATTCCAACCCTAATGTCctggtttgatttctttttgtgGGGATCTGATTTAAAGCATAAACTTGAGCTCACTTAATTTGATGTAGATTTAATAGAACTGAGTTTAGATTGTGAGGAAAACTAACTGAAATCTGAGTAAAGTTTAAACTTAATCACTCAAAGATACGTTTTGAAATCTCACACGTCAAATGACCGGAGTAGCTGAAAATCCAGGCTGTGAGAGTTTaagtgtaaaacaaaaatgaaataaaggtaTAACGTAGACatgcaaagaaacacaaaaatacaagaaGAGGTTTTTAATTTGCACAGCACAATAAAAAGGCAGCAAACAAAAATCAGCAAACAAAAATCAGATCACAAGAGATGATCAGCACCTGAGTACGGCATTGCACTGATTGTTTCCTCTACTCCTGCAGCAATAGTGTTTTGTATATATGAAGACATTCAAGCatcaaaaataaagattttactTTAAGGTGGCACATCTGCTGATTTTGTGATTTGGCATTTTATCATATCATAAAGCTACTGTCAGCGTCAAAGGCACCAATGGCTGCACACAGGACACCCTGaggaaaaaacaagtgtttagAAATAGATCGGAAATCTGTGTTTACCAGTGTTGAATGAAATCCTATAAAAAAGTGACAGCTGAGAAGAAAGCAGATCTACTCATGGGATGCAATAGCaaacatgtagaaaaaaaatcatctgcagGATGGACATGAAAAGGGCAGATAAAACCGATGGGCGTGGACCTTCATTACCCTGAAAAAATCGCTGTCGCGCGCGCACAGTCACACACTGATGCTCATGGTTTGAAAAGAACGGGCTGCATCTTGACAAAGGTGAAGTTGTAATACTGTGGCAGGCCCTGGtggctgatgctgctgaatttGTCCCAAGAGAACGGCGGGAGTCCGTCCTGCGTTGTTGGCCCGTTCACTGCCTCCACACGGAAATCCCCAGCCAAGTGGAAATCTGTCACCTGCACAGTCAACAAAACGCCACGAAATAGAAAGCTGGGTAGAGCTTAAAAGCATCTGAATTCATGAAACCTGCATGACTGCTACTGATGAAAAAGGCTATTGTGGTGCTCTGGGAATACCTTAGTGTCATAGCAGCCCTTTGGTGAAGGACCCTCTCCTCGCAGGTCTTTACGGCAACAGATGGACTTGCAGGGGTCACCCTGGGAGTACGGATCCTTCTTGTAGTCTGAAAACAAGCAAACCAAAAATATCATGCTTGCTCGAGCTACAGCTTGAGACTTGAGCTTCAGAATAGCTAAATAGGAAAAGGCCACGTAATTAGGTATACTTGTTCAACtacttgttaatgcaaatatctaatcagacAACAAAATAccagctcagatcatctcaaactgccTTTTTAAAGTGACaatttacacaaacaaaaaaaaagtactaaAGTGGCCTCCAGTGTCACTTAATCCACTAGATGTGATTTGCCTCCAGCGCTTTGTTGAATGTGTGCCTCTAACAAGATGTAACTAATGAAGTGTACTGTAGCCAAATATCTAGCTTATGAAACAGCAACATACAAAGAGTCAGCAGAATGAGCTAAAACTAAGAAGCTGAGATGGAGCCACACACCATTGAATCTCATGATGTGCTTCAAGGATTCCAGGTCCTTAACATCACCCTGGTCACGGCGAAAGATCTTGGCTCTGGGACAGAGGTCATAGGAGAAGTCCTCTCCGTACTGCTCCCACATTTCTACGTAACCACTCATTGTGTAGATCTTCCGATGGAAAGGAACGTTGTAGGACGGCCAATAACCTGTCAGAAATGGATGTGGTGATGAAAGGAAATCACAGAAAAgtctaaaaatgaaataaaatacaattgaAAGTAGAAAATGATTAGCTACCTGTGCGCAGAGTCTGTGTCTGGTCTGAGTACTCCACCAAGCTGGGGATCTGCTCCACCACAGTCAGCGCACCGTCGTCGAGACTGTGGCCCAGCTTCACTTTGCTTCTGTCCAACACCATGTACTGATTGTTGTAGGTTCCTGCAAAGGTTGCAGGTGAATTTATGGTAGAGAAAAAAAGTCTGATAAGATGCCTTAGCATGAGTTAGCCTTTTCTATCAAAATAcagcacagtttttgtgcttcGTGTATAAAGATCCATGTACATAAGTCAGACATGCTCACCAGAGTTATACATGGAAAAGGTTTTGGCCCATTCTTCTCCAGTTTTTGCCAAACTGTGAGCCAGTCTGACCCTCTGCCAGGCCAGTAGGCTATTTGGGGTGATTGTCTGAAAAAGGGAGGCGTTGAAGACAACGTTGGTAGTCTGCGTCATCATCAGACCACTTCCCAAGAGGTAGAAGTCATCCAGTGACTCCAGGAAGCCTGAAGCCACAAATAAGCCACATTACAAACATGAGCTTTATGGATGATATAAGAAGATAAACATGTTCCTTTTGCATGTGTGCCGTGTGTGAAGAGGATGAGATAACCAACATTGTTATACAGAGACAGCAGAATGAATGGTTGGCCTTCTGGAGATGGCTGACACTGACTGAATTACAGTGGAATCATCtgcaaaaatctaaaacttaagaAGCTGATCTCACCAAATTCATTTAAGGCGTCTTTAAATGACCTGGAGGCAGCTACTACAAATGTACTGCATGAATATTAACAGCACAGTACTATTCAATAAACTCAGtgacttttacttttatttatatttattgtttcagCAGTTCATAAATTTtggttgtgtttgtattttactTCATCAGTTTTACATTCTTattatttcagtgtgtttttgctgtgtatttTCATCTGTGTTGTACTAGTCTATGCAGACTGCCTGTCTTGGATAGGACATCgttttaaaagatttttgtAACTTTAAAGTTATGTTATCCTGGTTAAATGAAGGTTAAatcaaaactagaaaaatttgcatttcctgcgaaaatgctgtgtggatgccttaacgctgaggctgtctgctgaaaagctgaaaaagatgaaaagttgcatggtggtgaaaaaaagaatgtcatcctgagcaggatttgaacctggccctcctgggctcaaggcagcAACTcttctcactgagccaaactcattctcacaaagaagaggtggacagactgacaattctgctgaaattagcagaagctgctgagaattgtgctgataagaggtgaaaaggctgaaaattttgcagaaaagaggtgaatcagcagaatttctgctgaaaagagtttttcctgaaaacagctgagatttgtgctaataagaggtgaaaaggctgaaaatgttgcagaagaggtgaaaaagcagaatttgggctgaaaagaggtgaaaattctgctgaaaagagttcaatcagcagaatttctgctgaaaagagttctgcagaactcttttcagaattctgctgaaaagatgtttttgctgaaaatagctgaaaaagctgggatttgtgctgaaaagtggtgaaaaaactgaaaattttgctgaaaaggggtgaaaaagctgaaactgagttgaaaaagtttaactgttaactgaaagaaatgttgccataagcgggatttgaaccctggcctcccagtctgagaacggatgctcatctcactgagctaaaacacaggtcaacacggcaaggaaaatcagtgacgccactgatgatatggcagaaatgggcaaaaaatattgcaaaaaaaattcaatatctcaaaaagtatagaagttatgagcacaaaaagtcatagcaggcattagcagaaatggcagaattttttaaagtttgaatggcgaaaatcggataaaaactgtgggagtagttaagtgccaaaaaacgtacggaagcaactagtaaatagtggaataaagaataaagagaaacaggaactcaatagtgtggaagcccttttagggcatccacacaataaatgaGGTACATTTTCACTGATGCTCTTGCTTTCTTACATACCAGGGTAGCTGCTAAAGGATAGTTTTCCAGTGGCTGTATTGGGCTCAGTGATGTGAAAGTCCCAGTGTTTGTAAATCCGCATCGAAGCAGCGTACGTGTACCAGCTGGAATGAGCGAACAGGAGGTTCTCGTACCCCGGCAGCATCTAAAGATGATGACAGACATCAGTAATGGGACAATCCCATGTCATGTCCAACAGTTATGTAGCTTAACCAACATAACAGCATTGGTTTAGTTAGATAATTAACTTGAATTCAAGAATGTCCCTtcaacaaaagcaacaaaataGACAGAACAAAAGTCAGAATAGGTGACGTTATAGGACTTTTAAATTTGGCCTGTAATTTAGCACAAACATAAATTTGTTAAAGCTGCCGTGCAAAAAACACTTTGAAGTTACAGATTTTAGAATATGCACCTCCGTGCACAAAACTGTCCCCTGATTTAATTATGACACTGAAAATGAAACttagtttctttaaatatatgccatattttttccccctgaatCTTGACGAATGAGAGGAGACACCATATTTTTATAAAGTAATCTTATCAACTGCTTCTTttatgttgcacaaatggaacaCTTTGGTGTATCCACCAAAACTTGAAACCAGCGACTGAGAGGAGGAACTGAACAGTAAGATGTTTACTGAGCTCAtagacagtgttgggaaggttacttttaaaatgtattccactacagattacagaatacatgccccaaaatgtattttgtaacgtattccgttacgttactcaatgagagtatcgtattctgaatactttggattacttaatatattatcaagctttttacaactacatgaatgttcgattgctgtgtgatttattactattgctgaaggctactcgccataccaacaccaactagatttttaaatcttaatataaaatgattaACAGTAGGttgacattaggtaaggctgcactttttgcagcgatctcgtatagaaaactattctgcgcgaatataaaacaggtccgcgggtccgaaccgtagtaaagggacctctggctaatacgttgggttccgtgtcgggctcgtagccgacaactagctttactttgttgtctgggtcaactttgccagtgagagacagagagaggcgttgaaaggctgctccaacggaacttattgtttggGAGAAAAACACGAACAcggtgtacagtcgagtcttaatagcttacttacaactgggctacactgcccatgaggctacattatttagggctatgcctgtaacactctgcctattgccttcatattaaataactttttgaacaataattttaaaaaatatttcatcaCTTCATTATGCGGGCCGAAAGTAGAGGtgacaggcattagagcctcttaatgcgtgttttgtttgggtttccacctgcgtggaattaccaaaaacagagagggcatagcctaacatatgaaaggccgtgtaatccctttatttcagcaaagtaactgtattctgaataccacctttttaaactgtaactgtaatggaatacagttactcatattttgcaCTTTAAATAAGTAACgtcggtacatgtattccgttactccccaacactgttcaTAGATCAGATGCTTATTCAAAGTCAGACTTCCTTTTGCAACCAGAACAAAGAATGAGTTGATTTAAGGCATCACTAGCTTCACTTTTGGTCTCtatatccatcttttatatacagtctgtgattAAGTTAtgttttgacctctgaccttgatgAGTGCAGAGCAGTGGCCCATCCCTGGAAGTTTGAAGTCTCTGGGTGAAGGGTAGGAGCTCGGGACCAGGGCTGGGATCAGATCCAGCAGATCTCCCACCGCGTTCAGGAACTGGACGTCAAACAGCGTCAGCGGCTTTGGGAAGGACAACAGATAAACAGCTGGTCAGcaaatgcaaacaaacactgctGCTGCCCCTGAAGTGAGACGGCCATTTatcaaaaaaaaccaaaaacatacagaataaaagctacaaaataattaattatgagaaaagaaaacataaaaagtcCTTTCACATCTTACAGCAAATGAAAGTCGACCCtttaagcaaataaaataattatttgaattCATAACTGCTGGTATGTAGTATTACTTCTACTGCCATTAATATACACTATTGGCTCTATAGCATATTTATCCTTCTTAAGTACTATTACTTCtactttttatatttaaca
It encodes the following:
- the LOC120439923 gene encoding phospholipase B-like 1 is translated as MSSLNWLHVCLLFSVAATFSSADKLTAATVYWDPDHKLVKLKEGVMEVEGDAYGFLNDTLSSTGWSVLEIRAGYGETPETDEITFFLAGYLEGFLTAQQMMDHYTNMYPQLITDPKMLDPVQKFMEEQDSWVRQQVNKSSDPLWKHAGFIVAQLDGLQAGMAAWAEKQGKKPLTLFDVQFLNAVGDLLDLIPALVPSSYPSPRDFKLPGMGHCSALIKMLPGYENLLFAHSSWYTYAASMRIYKHWDFHITEPNTATGKLSFSSYPGFLESLDDFYLLGSGLMMTQTTNVVFNASLFQTITPNSLLAWQRVRLAHSLAKTGEEWAKTFSMYNSGTYNNQYMVLDRSKVKLGHSLDDGALTVVEQIPSLVEYSDQTQTLRTGYWPSYNVPFHRKIYTMSGYVEMWEQYGEDFSYDLCPRAKIFRRDQGDVKDLESLKHIMRFNDYKKDPYSQGDPCKSICCRKDLRGEGPSPKGCYDTKVTDFHLAGDFRVEAVNGPTTQDGLPPFSWDKFSSISHQGLPQYYNFTFVKMQPVLFKP